The genomic interval TGGACTTGCAAGATAAACGACAAGTCATCGAGGCGTTTTCAAGTGAGGGGGCTGAACAAAGAGTTTTCGCTAGTGATCGTTTTTACAACTTTGATAAGATAGATGAAAAAACATCTACTGTTGCCAATCAATTATCAAGTGAACATCCCGCTCGTTTGTCGGGGCAAACGCTTACTTATGGAGTGAATGATAAAGCCTTGCAATTTAAGCTCGGGGATCAAGGTGTTTTATTAGGTGATTTGGGCATGGAGTCACCAGTGACAGTAAGTTTTTGGATCAAAAGTGATACATTGCAGAATGACGGTCGTATACTTTCTCAGTTAGAGGGACCAAGTCATCAAAAGGGTGCTTTACGCATAGTAGGTGAGCAATTACAACTCTGGAATGCAAAGGCTTGGTCTATGGTGGTAAGCGGATTGAGTCACAAGAGTGTGTGGCAACACATAGCCATAGTTTATCATAAAGATGGTACAGTTTCGGGATATCTCAATGGGAGAAACTCTCATACGCTTAATGGATCTTTTGATTTCAAAGGCGTGAAGGCAGGTTTGGGAACTCCCTTTCTAGGTCAATGGGGAAAGCCTTTTGTGGGTATTTTAGATGATCTGCGTATTACGCAAGGCGCTTTAAATCAGGAATGCATTTACAAACTGATTTATAATAATAAATAGATAAGGATATCATTATGAATAAACTAACAATATTAACTCTACTATTTCTCGTCTTAGTCAATGCCCTTAAGGCCGAGCTTAGTAAAGCATCGAATAAGTCTATGCTCAATTCAAATCGCATTGTTAATGGCAGCGATTGGTACGATACGAGTGGCAAGCTCATTTCAGCTCACGAAGGGGAAATCGCTCGTTTTGGAGATACTTTTTATTGGTATGGGAGTAGTTATAAAAATAACCCACAAGGGCGTTTTCGTATGACGGCGGGACCAGTGTGGAATGGCATGCAAGTCTATACGTCAAAAGATTTAAAAAATTGGACTTACAAAGGTGTGTGTATGCCTCGGCCTAAGGAAGGCTTTGGGCTACTCGGAGCCACCGGACGTGGACACGTCATGTATAATGAAAAAACCAAAAAATATGTTATGTGGTACCGTTGGTTTGTGGCTATGCCAGCCTCTTTTCTTTGTGTCGCAACGGCGGATCACCCTGAGGGGCCTTTTACACCTCATGGTCCTAAGGAAGTGGGTTCTTGGACGGGCTTTGGCTCAGATATGAATACCTTTCAGGATGAAGATGGAAAAGGCTATCTCATTTATTGTGATCACAATAAGCCTAAATCGGGGGGTAATTGGCGCTACGCCATTCGCATAGATAGTTTGAGTGATGATTATTTGACGAGCAAGCGCGAAGGTATACTTGTTTTTGATTCAGGGTGTGAAGCTCCTGCGATGGTGAAATACAAAGGGAAATATATTGCAGTGGCCTCTGGTGTGCACGGCTGGGCGGGTTCAAATACCAAGTGTGCAGTGGCGGATTCACCTTTGGGTGAATATAAAAAACAAGCTGACATCAGCGAACAAAGAACTTGGAGTTCCCAGGTTACCGATCTTATTTACCTGAAAGAATCCAACACCGTGATGGCCCTATGTGATCAGTGGTGGATTCCCGATCGTGCTGATATTGATAAATCGCGCTATTTATTTTTACCCCTTTTCTTTGATGAGAAAACAGGAAGAGCCAATATGGAATACCGCAAAGAGTGGAGCCCGCTAGAGTCTCAGGCAAATCAAAAGAAATGAAAGCTACATTCAAACTTGCGCTGATTTTTTTGTGGATCGTTTCTATTAATTTTCTAGCTGGGCAAACAAGTGAAGTCACAAAGCATTTGCAAATAATTACCCCTCCTTTGAAGGGCACTGCAGATAAGGCCAATGAAATTCTTCTTCAGAATAAGCGCGTAGCTTTGTCTATCAATCGCGATACGGGTGCGATAAACTCAGTTTATGATAAACAATTGGCTCTTAGCTACCCACAGCAGGGCATAGGCTTTGAACTAAAAACTTCCACGGGAGTTGTTACGGGCAAAAAAGCCAAACAATTAAAAGTAACTGATCAGCAAGTCAAAATGATTTTTAGCGCTGAGGGTTTAGATGTAACCCTGTATTATAGCCTGGGTAAAGAAGATCATTTTGCCGAGAAATGGCTTGAGATAAAAACTC from Lentisphaera araneosa HTCC2155 carries:
- a CDS encoding family 43 glycosylhydrolase yields the protein MNKLTILTLLFLVLVNALKAELSKASNKSMLNSNRIVNGSDWYDTSGKLISAHEGEIARFGDTFYWYGSSYKNNPQGRFRMTAGPVWNGMQVYTSKDLKNWTYKGVCMPRPKEGFGLLGATGRGHVMYNEKTKKYVMWYRWFVAMPASFLCVATADHPEGPFTPHGPKEVGSWTGFGSDMNTFQDEDGKGYLIYCDHNKPKSGGNWRYAIRIDSLSDDYLTSKREGILVFDSGCEAPAMVKYKGKYIAVASGVHGWAGSNTKCAVADSPLGEYKKQADISEQRTWSSQVTDLIYLKESNTVMALCDQWWIPDRADIDKSRYLFLPLFFDEKTGRANMEYRKEWSPLESQANQKK